The Pseudomonadota bacterium genome includes a region encoding these proteins:
- a CDS encoding hybrid sensor histidine kinase/response regulator, with translation MPTPSAERTNAKNRHPALIMAVDDDPFTLESFSRFLKKQGYQVQTADNGAAALILCQQRKPDIIMMDATMPGLDGFQTCRKIKENSALNDIPIIMVTGLEDADSVSRAFTSGAEEYITKPVNWAVLEQRLKLLLAHRNAEKDLLEYAFNLAKSNHDLEAFAYIVSHDLKEPLNLIQAFAQRLEKKCGDQLGEKGHEYLRRINHSASHMQQLIDGLLYYARITTTKEPFTSVPLGALIENIVKDLEIELDKVEARIEIGELPTLEADPILMEQLFRNLFSNALKYRSENRPPLISISATPLFASNGTEEKKWEIVIHDNGLGFDNRDQEKIFAMFQRLDQGKKLPGTGIGLAICRRIAEQHQGSIRASSIVDQGSSFYLVLPEKQKS, from the coding sequence ACAGGGCTACCAGGTTCAGACCGCAGACAATGGCGCAGCCGCTCTGATTCTCTGTCAGCAGAGAAAACCGGACATCATCATGATGGATGCGACCATGCCCGGCCTTGATGGTTTTCAGACCTGCCGCAAGATAAAAGAAAATTCCGCGTTAAATGATATTCCAATCATTATGGTAACCGGCCTGGAAGATGCGGATTCGGTTTCCAGGGCGTTCACGAGCGGAGCTGAAGAATACATTACCAAACCGGTCAACTGGGCGGTTCTGGAGCAGCGTCTCAAACTGCTGCTGGCCCACCGGAACGCGGAAAAGGATTTGCTTGAGTACGCCTTCAATCTGGCAAAAAGCAATCATGATCTCGAGGCCTTTGCCTACATTGTCTCTCATGACCTGAAAGAACCTCTCAATCTAATTCAGGCTTTCGCTCAGCGTCTGGAGAAAAAATGCGGCGACCAGCTGGGAGAGAAAGGCCATGAGTATCTGCGCCGCATAAACCATTCCGCGAGCCATATGCAACAACTTATCGACGGCCTGCTCTACTACGCCCGCATCACAACCACCAAAGAACCGTTCACCTCGGTTCCGCTCGGCGCGTTGATTGAAAACATCGTCAAGGATCTCGAAATCGAACTCGATAAAGTTGAAGCCCGGATTGAGATCGGCGAACTCCCAACGCTTGAAGCCGACCCGATATTAATGGAACAGCTTTTCAGAAATCTGTTCAGCAACGCGCTTAAATATCGTTCTGAGAACAGGCCCCCGCTGATTTCAATCAGCGCCACGCCCCTTTTTGCGTCCAACGGAACGGAAGAAAAAAAATGGGAAATCGTCATTCATGATAACGGCTTGGGCTTTGACAATCGCGATCAGGAAAAGATTTTCGCCATGTTCCAACGTCTGGATCAGGGGAAAAAGCTGCCCGGCACCGGCATTGGGCTGGCAATCTGCCGCAGAATTGCAGAACAGCATCAGGGCTCGATCAGGGCCAGCTCGATTGTTGACCAGGGCAGCAGTTTCTATCTTGTCCTGCCGGAAAAACAAAAATCCTAA